Proteins encoded within one genomic window of Couchioplanes caeruleus:
- a CDS encoding HAD family hydrolase translates to MPLVFLALDDTLLDRSGAFKLWAKGFLDEIAAPQEDLDWLLSVDADGLTSRWDLADLIRDRYQLDVPSIDLMEELHEGPLAYERLDPLVACALQIAGDAGWVPVVVTNGPHEQQESRIRRTGLDRYIADWVISEQAGVSKPNPRIFALAAQRVRMRLSGAWICGDSPEADIGGAAAMGLPSVWLHRGREWIDNRFAPTRVVGNVIQGLSAIMATAK, encoded by the coding sequence GTGCCTCTCGTCTTCCTCGCCCTGGACGACACCCTGCTCGACCGCAGCGGTGCGTTCAAGTTGTGGGCGAAGGGGTTCCTCGACGAGATCGCGGCGCCACAGGAAGACCTCGACTGGTTACTGTCCGTGGACGCCGACGGCCTCACCTCCCGGTGGGATCTCGCCGACCTGATCCGCGACCGCTACCAGCTCGACGTCCCCTCCATCGATCTGATGGAGGAGCTGCATGAAGGGCCGCTCGCCTACGAGCGCCTCGACCCGCTCGTCGCCTGCGCGCTGCAGATCGCCGGTGACGCCGGATGGGTGCCGGTCGTGGTCACCAACGGTCCCCATGAGCAGCAGGAATCCCGGATCCGGCGCACCGGGTTGGACCGCTACATCGCCGACTGGGTCATCTCCGAGCAGGCCGGGGTGAGCAAGCCCAACCCGCGCATCTTCGCGCTCGCCGCCCAGCGGGTCCGGATGCGGCTGAGCGGGGCCTGGATCTGCGGCGACAGCCCCGAGGCCGACATCGGCGGCGCGGCCGCGATGGGACTACCCAGCGTGTGGTTGCACCGAGGCCGGGAGTGGATCGACAACCGCTTCGCGCCGACCCGCGTGGTGGGCAACGTCATCCAGGGCCTGTCCGCCATCATGGCGACCGCTAAATAG
- a CDS encoding DUF2630 family protein gives MDDKTVLNRIHGLVDEEHKLREQLRRGEITGEEERTRLQELEEALDQCWDLLRRRRAAREAGHDPDAERAHSTGEVENYLQ, from the coding sequence ATGGATGACAAGACGGTGCTGAACCGCATCCACGGCCTGGTGGACGAGGAGCACAAGCTGCGCGAGCAGCTCCGCCGCGGCGAGATCACCGGCGAGGAGGAGCGCACCCGGCTCCAGGAGCTCGAGGAGGCCCTCGACCAGTGCTGGGACCTGCTGCGCCGGCGGCGGGCCGCCCGGGAGGCCGGCCACGACCCGGACGCCGAGCGGGCCCACAGCACCGGCGAGGTGGAGAACTACCTCCAGTGA
- a CDS encoding serine protein kinase RIO: protein MREHDSFGPSTMRRGRRKFDDDDSDFVRRGRLEPRLTEDPDLPGTGDRWSTWDGALHGPAPRPDWVRTEHGAVDTELGMLKTGKEADVHLVRRAVPATGEVSMLAAKRYRDGDHRLFHRDAGYLEGRRVRRSREMRAMTNRTAFGKELIAGQWAAAEFGALSRLWQVGQEGGTISVPYPVQLLGTELMLEFIGDWETGEAAPRLAQVRPDRDGLEDLWAQMVDALSVLARAQLAHGDLSPYNTLVHHGRLVLIDLPQVVDVIANPQGGEFLARDVRNVGAWFTSRGLRVDVDEVIERLSYEAGLR from the coding sequence GTGCGCGAGCACGACTCTTTCGGCCCGTCCACCATGCGCCGCGGCCGCCGCAAGTTCGACGACGACGATTCCGACTTCGTAAGGCGCGGCCGGCTCGAGCCGCGGCTCACCGAGGATCCCGACCTGCCCGGGACCGGCGACCGCTGGTCGACGTGGGACGGTGCCCTGCACGGTCCCGCACCCCGACCGGACTGGGTCCGCACCGAGCACGGCGCCGTGGACACCGAGCTGGGCATGCTCAAGACCGGCAAGGAAGCCGATGTCCATCTCGTCCGCCGTGCGGTCCCGGCCACCGGCGAGGTCAGCATGCTCGCGGCCAAGCGCTACCGCGACGGCGACCACCGCCTGTTCCACCGCGACGCCGGCTACCTCGAGGGACGCCGGGTGCGCCGGTCCCGCGAGATGCGGGCGATGACCAACCGTACGGCCTTCGGCAAGGAACTGATCGCCGGCCAGTGGGCGGCCGCCGAGTTCGGCGCGCTGTCCCGGCTCTGGCAGGTCGGCCAGGAGGGCGGCACGATCTCGGTGCCGTACCCGGTCCAGCTCCTCGGCACCGAGCTGATGCTCGAGTTCATCGGCGACTGGGAGACCGGCGAGGCGGCACCGCGCCTGGCGCAGGTGCGCCCGGACCGTGACGGCCTCGAGGACCTGTGGGCCCAGATGGTGGACGCGCTCAGCGTGCTCGCCCGCGCGCAGCTCGCCCACGGGGACCTGTCGCCGTACAACACGCTGGTCCACCACGGCCGGCTGGTCCTCATCGACCTGCCGCAGGTGGTCGACGTGATCGCCAACCCGCAGGGCGGCGAGTTCCTCGCCCGCGACGTGCGCAACGTCGGGGCCTGGTTCACCTCGCGCGGGCTGCGGGTGGACGTCGACGAGGTGATCGAGCGGCTCTCCTACGAGGCGGGCCTGCGCTGA